In bacterium, the following proteins share a genomic window:
- the fbp gene encoding class 1 fructose-bisphosphatase, translated as MTQSPRILQTIEAHILELQKLHPAASGDFTGLLNDITFAAKIVSREVTKAGLVDILGATGESNVQGETVQKLDDYANAVLLKCLGTRGQVCIMGSEEMADPVFNEVGPGSHNYVVIFDPLDGSSNIDANVSVGTIFGIWKRRSFLNKVGPADLLQPGRQLVASGYVIYGSSTMFVYTAGHGVHGFTLDPSIGEFLLSHEHITTPFEGGIYSVNEGNEPKWSPEVRETVRQLKYGRDAANNGGHKVPGKTSRYIGSLVADFHRNLLYGGVFLYPPTLDKPGGKLRLMCEAAPLALVAENAGGYASDGHGPVLDIVPDELHMRVPLYIGSRGDVMWIEKMIGGGQS; from the coding sequence ATGACCCAATCCCCCCGTATCCTCCAGACCATCGAGGCGCACATCCTCGAGTTGCAGAAACTGCATCCCGCAGCCAGCGGCGACTTCACCGGGCTCCTGAACGACATCACGTTCGCCGCCAAGATCGTCAGCCGCGAGGTGACCAAGGCCGGGCTGGTCGACATCCTCGGCGCCACCGGCGAGTCGAACGTGCAGGGCGAGACCGTCCAGAAGCTGGATGACTACGCCAACGCCGTCCTCCTGAAATGCCTGGGAACGCGCGGCCAGGTCTGCATCATGGGCAGCGAGGAGATGGCCGACCCCGTGTTCAACGAGGTCGGTCCCGGGTCGCACAATTACGTGGTCATCTTCGACCCGCTCGACGGCAGCTCGAACATCGATGCCAACGTCTCGGTGGGCACCATCTTCGGCATCTGGAAGCGCCGCTCGTTCCTCAACAAGGTGGGACCGGCCGACCTGCTCCAGCCCGGTCGGCAACTGGTGGCCTCCGGTTACGTCATCTACGGTTCGAGCACCATGTTCGTCTACACGGCCGGGCACGGCGTGCACGGCTTCACGCTCGACCCGAGCATCGGCGAGTTCCTTCTCAGCCACGAGCACATCACCACCCCGTTCGAGGGCGGCATCTACTCCGTGAACGAGGGCAACGAGCCGAAGTGGTCGCCCGAGGTGCGCGAGACGGTTCGCCAGTTGAAATACGGGCGCGATGCCGCCAACAACGGCGGCCACAAGGTGCCCGGCAAGACCTCGCGCTACATCGGGTCGCTCGTCGCCGACTTCCACCGCAACCTGCTCTACGGCGGCGTCTTCCTCTACCCGCCCACGCTCGACAAGCCGGGCGGCAAGCTGCGCCTCATGTGCGAAGCGGCGCCGCTGGCCCTCGTGGCCGAGAACGCCGGCGGCTACGCCAGCGACGGGCACGGCCCGGTCCTCGACATCGTGCCCGACGAACTGCACATGCGGGTGCCGCTGTACATCGGCAGTCGCGGCGACGTGATGTGGATCGAGAAGATGATCGGCGGCGGCCAGAGCTGA